A genomic region of Cotesia glomerata isolate CgM1 linkage group LG9, MPM_Cglom_v2.3, whole genome shotgun sequence contains the following coding sequences:
- the LOC123272067 gene encoding paired box protein Pax-1 isoform X1 encodes MDPIILENNNGLGQQQQQQQQQYGEVNQLGGVFVNGRPLPNAVRLRIVELAQLGIRPCDISRQLRVSHGCVSKILARYHETGSILPGAIGGSKPRVTTPKVVQYIKQLKLKDPGIFAWEIRDRLLSDGVCDKYNVPSVSSISRILRNKVGANSGALHHPHHPHHHHHHHIYAAAGAALCPVPYPPSPYHQPPSAVTHHHHHHHHQSERLAYIITASSYPSFDVHSQPHRSYPSSTSPRTPSYSAPGST; translated from the exons ATGGATCCAATCATATTAG aaaataacAATGGACTTggacagcagcagcagcagcaacagcagcagTACGGCGAAGTTAACCAATTGGGTGGAGTGTTTGTAAACGGGCGACCTTTACCAAACGCCGTAAGACTCCGAATTGTCGAACTGGCCCAACTGGGGATCCGACCTTGTGATATATCCCGACAATTGCGGGTCAGCCACGGGTGCGTCAGTAAAATCCTGGCCCGCTACCATGAAACAGGAAGCATTCTTCCGGGCGCGATTGGCGGCAGCAAGCCCCGGGTGACGACTCCAAAAGTGGTTCAGTACATAAAGCAGTTGAAGCTGAAGGATCCGGGGATCTTCGCCTGGGAAATCAGAGACCGGTTGCTGTCTGATGGAGTCTGTGATAAGTACAACGTACCATCGGTCTCCAGTATCTCCAGAATACTGAGGAACAAAGTGGGCGCCAACTCTGGCGCTCTTCACCATCCTCATCATCCTCATCATCACCACCATCATCACATATACGCAGCTGCTGGAGCTGCTCTGTGTCCGGTTCCGTATCCACCGTCGCCTTATCACCAGCCTCCTTCGGCAGTCactcatcatcatcaccaccATCATCACCAGAGCGAACGATTAG cttACATTATCACTGCCTCTTCATATCCTTCCTTTGACGTTCATTCTCAACCCCATCGAAGTTACCCCTCATCAACGTCGCCCCGAACTCCCTCTTATTCGGCGCCCGGATcgacctga
- the LOC123272067 gene encoding paired box protein Pax-1 isoform X2, protein MDPIILENNNGLGQQQQQQQQQYGEVNQLGGVFVNGRPLPNAVRLRIVELAQLGIRPCDISRQLRVSHGCVSKILARYHETGSILPGAIGGSKPRVTTPKVVQYIKQLKLKDPGIFAWEIRDRLLSDGVCDKYNVPSVSSISRILRNKVGANSGALHHPHHPHHHHHHHIYAAAGAALCPVPYPPSPYHQPPSAVTHHHHHHHHQSERLDKNLTFSIKKILKQDLVGFHNSNQHF, encoded by the exons ATGGATCCAATCATATTAG aaaataacAATGGACTTggacagcagcagcagcagcaacagcagcagTACGGCGAAGTTAACCAATTGGGTGGAGTGTTTGTAAACGGGCGACCTTTACCAAACGCCGTAAGACTCCGAATTGTCGAACTGGCCCAACTGGGGATCCGACCTTGTGATATATCCCGACAATTGCGGGTCAGCCACGGGTGCGTCAGTAAAATCCTGGCCCGCTACCATGAAACAGGAAGCATTCTTCCGGGCGCGATTGGCGGCAGCAAGCCCCGGGTGACGACTCCAAAAGTGGTTCAGTACATAAAGCAGTTGAAGCTGAAGGATCCGGGGATCTTCGCCTGGGAAATCAGAGACCGGTTGCTGTCTGATGGAGTCTGTGATAAGTACAACGTACCATCGGTCTCCAGTATCTCCAGAATACTGAGGAACAAAGTGGGCGCCAACTCTGGCGCTCTTCACCATCCTCATCATCCTCATCATCACCACCATCATCACATATACGCAGCTGCTGGAGCTGCTCTGTGTCCGGTTCCGTATCCACCGTCGCCTTATCACCAGCCTCCTTCGGCAGTCactcatcatcatcaccaccATCATCACCAGAGCGAACGATTAG ATAAAAACTTGACATTCtctatcaagaaaattttaaagcaaGATCTCGTTGGTTTTCATAATTCAAATCAACATTTTTGA
- the LOC123272125 gene encoding hexokinase type 2 isoform X1 → MAEEKWDYLGEKWEDIAQPVKEACKELVLTDEQLRTLMKSLHQEIQRGLNKETHEEAIVRCYPTYVQDLPNGTEKGHFLALDLGGTNFRVLLISLDYTNFDMKSKIYAIPQSLMLGSGTQLFDHIAQCLALFVKDLKLEKEILPLGFTFSFPCSQYGLTKGVLVRWTKGFNCSGVVGEDVVALLEAAIAKRNDVRIDVCGILNDTTGTLMSCAWKNHNCKIGLIVGTGSNACYVEKTKNVAAAVPGNFNENKEHMLINTEWGAMGERGTLDFVVTEFDRAIDENSINPGTQIYEKMISGMYMGELARLVLEKLIDTGLLFEGKCPPDLKKRGKFFTKYVSEIEADPKGKYTNCREVLAELGISNANDQDCENVRYVCSVVSRRAAHLASAGIACLLNKIGENNVTVGIDGSVYRFHPHFHDLMTEKIGQLQNYTFDLMLSEDGSGRGAALVAAVAAQKR, encoded by the exons gtaaaaGAGGCTTGCAAAGAGCTTGTCCTAACAGACGAGCAGCTTCGAACGTTAATGAAAAGCTTGCATCAAGAGATACAGCGCGGGTTAAATAAAGAAACTCATGAAGAAGCTATTGTCAGATGCTACCCGACTTACGTCCAGGATCTTCCCAATGGAACTG AGAAGGGACATTTTCTGGCTCTGGATCTCGGCGGTACTAATTTCCGAGTCCTGCTGATTTCGCTAGACTACACGAACTTCGACATGAAGAGTAAAATCTACGCGATCCCACAGTCGCTTATGCTGGGATCTGGAACACAATTGTTCGATCACATCGCTCAGTGTCTCGCGCTCTTCGTCAAGGATTTGAAGCTGGAGAAAGAAATCCTACCACTTGGTTTTACCTTCAGCTTTCCTTGCAGTCAGTATGGATTGACTAAAGGAGTGTTGGTAAGGTGGACCAAAGGGTTCAACTGCAGCGGAGTTGTTGGTGAGGACGTCGTAGCTTTGCTTGAAGCTGCTATTGCTAAAAgaaat GATGTCAGAATTGATGTCTGTGGTATCTTAAACGATACAACTGGAACTCTGATGTCTTGCGCATGGAAGAACCACAACTGTAAAATCGGGCTGATTGTTGGAACAGGAAGCAACGCTTGCTACGTTGAAAAAACCAAAAATGTTGCAGCAGCAGTTCCCGGTAacttcaatgaaaataaagagCACATGCTGATCAACACTGAGTGGGGTGCGATGGGTGAGCGCGGAACCCTGGACTTTGTCGTCACTGAGTTCGACAGAGCCATCGACGAGAACTCTATTAATCCTGGCACTCAAATCTACGAGAAAATGATCTCTGGAATGTACATGGGAGAGCTGGCTAGGCTGGTTCTCGAGAAGCTTATTGATACCGGTCTCTTGTTTGAAGGCAAGTGTCCGCCGGATTTGAAAAAGCGGGGAAAATTCTTCACTAAATATGTCTCGGAAATTGAAgc aGATCCAAAAGGCAAATACACAAACTGCCGAGAAGTCTTAGCAGAGCTCGGTATCAGTAACGCAAATGACCAAGACTGTGAAAACGTAAGATACGTTTGCTCAGTAGTCTCGAGAAGAGCAGCTCACCTTGCTAGTGCGGGTATTGCATGCTTGCTGAATAAAATCGGAGAGAACAACGTTACTGTTGGAATTGACGGATCAGTTTATCGATTCCACCCTCACTTCCATGATCTAATGACAGAAAAAATTGGCCAGTTACAAAATTACACG tTTGACCTGATGTTATCAGAAGACGGAAGTGGTCGTGGAGCGGCTCTGGTAGCAGCAGTAGCCGCGCAAAAACGGTGA
- the LOC123272125 gene encoding hexokinase type 2 isoform X2 yields MKMKTAPTNLESLVKPEVKEACKELVLTDEQLRTLMKSLHQEIQRGLNKETHEEAIVRCYPTYVQDLPNGTEKGHFLALDLGGTNFRVLLISLDYTNFDMKSKIYAIPQSLMLGSGTQLFDHIAQCLALFVKDLKLEKEILPLGFTFSFPCSQYGLTKGVLVRWTKGFNCSGVVGEDVVALLEAAIAKRNDVRIDVCGILNDTTGTLMSCAWKNHNCKIGLIVGTGSNACYVEKTKNVAAAVPGNFNENKEHMLINTEWGAMGERGTLDFVVTEFDRAIDENSINPGTQIYEKMISGMYMGELARLVLEKLIDTGLLFEGKCPPDLKKRGKFFTKYVSEIEADPKGKYTNCREVLAELGISNANDQDCENVRYVCSVVSRRAAHLASAGIACLLNKIGENNVTVGIDGSVYRFHPHFHDLMTEKIGQLQNYTFDLMLSEDGSGRGAALVAAVAAQKR; encoded by the exons gtaaaaGAGGCTTGCAAAGAGCTTGTCCTAACAGACGAGCAGCTTCGAACGTTAATGAAAAGCTTGCATCAAGAGATACAGCGCGGGTTAAATAAAGAAACTCATGAAGAAGCTATTGTCAGATGCTACCCGACTTACGTCCAGGATCTTCCCAATGGAACTG AGAAGGGACATTTTCTGGCTCTGGATCTCGGCGGTACTAATTTCCGAGTCCTGCTGATTTCGCTAGACTACACGAACTTCGACATGAAGAGTAAAATCTACGCGATCCCACAGTCGCTTATGCTGGGATCTGGAACACAATTGTTCGATCACATCGCTCAGTGTCTCGCGCTCTTCGTCAAGGATTTGAAGCTGGAGAAAGAAATCCTACCACTTGGTTTTACCTTCAGCTTTCCTTGCAGTCAGTATGGATTGACTAAAGGAGTGTTGGTAAGGTGGACCAAAGGGTTCAACTGCAGCGGAGTTGTTGGTGAGGACGTCGTAGCTTTGCTTGAAGCTGCTATTGCTAAAAgaaat GATGTCAGAATTGATGTCTGTGGTATCTTAAACGATACAACTGGAACTCTGATGTCTTGCGCATGGAAGAACCACAACTGTAAAATCGGGCTGATTGTTGGAACAGGAAGCAACGCTTGCTACGTTGAAAAAACCAAAAATGTTGCAGCAGCAGTTCCCGGTAacttcaatgaaaataaagagCACATGCTGATCAACACTGAGTGGGGTGCGATGGGTGAGCGCGGAACCCTGGACTTTGTCGTCACTGAGTTCGACAGAGCCATCGACGAGAACTCTATTAATCCTGGCACTCAAATCTACGAGAAAATGATCTCTGGAATGTACATGGGAGAGCTGGCTAGGCTGGTTCTCGAGAAGCTTATTGATACCGGTCTCTTGTTTGAAGGCAAGTGTCCGCCGGATTTGAAAAAGCGGGGAAAATTCTTCACTAAATATGTCTCGGAAATTGAAgc aGATCCAAAAGGCAAATACACAAACTGCCGAGAAGTCTTAGCAGAGCTCGGTATCAGTAACGCAAATGACCAAGACTGTGAAAACGTAAGATACGTTTGCTCAGTAGTCTCGAGAAGAGCAGCTCACCTTGCTAGTGCGGGTATTGCATGCTTGCTGAATAAAATCGGAGAGAACAACGTTACTGTTGGAATTGACGGATCAGTTTATCGATTCCACCCTCACTTCCATGATCTAATGACAGAAAAAATTGGCCAGTTACAAAATTACACG tTTGACCTGATGTTATCAGAAGACGGAAGTGGTCGTGGAGCGGCTCTGGTAGCAGCAGTAGCCGCGCAAAAACGGTGA